A portion of the Streptomyces sp. YPW6 genome contains these proteins:
- a CDS encoding glycosyltransferase family 2 protein: MRSEGYDYDTYSRLAGPLTDPEPTGYRVRYKSLLSTEKHRIRAVLLMTLAPLLTAVLLLYLVWPTHWTDRENGERWLVVADTVMLVSIALIELFMLVNVVSIAHATLVARDPVPVTPEPGTRVAFLTTYVPGKEPLSMVRATLKGAVDIEHPGPLDVWLLDEGDDPGARMLCAELGVHHFTRSGVPEWNRDRGAHRAKTKHGNYNAWVALHGGDYDFFASVDTDHVPMPNFLERMMGYFRDPDVAFVVGPQVYGNYASAVTKAAESQQFLFHALIQRAGNRYGAPMFVGTNNVVRIAALRQVGGLYDSITEDMATGFEIHRRRNPRTGRYWRSVYTPDVLAVGEGPASWTDFFTQQLRWSRGTYETLFKQYGKALFRVPPGRLLSYTLMLVYYPMTAVNWLLGILSCVLFLWFGASGTQVAASIWLMLYSDAAALQIGLYLWNRRHNVSPHEPEGSGGLAGMAMSALSAPVYLKSLGSAVLRTDGRFVVTPKGGQASPDRLLTFRIHLFWAAVLLSSLAASVYLDHTHAAMRTWAALGLAISLAPVLVWAWTVRQDRRAEAARAVPVLAPAPPEPAYVTTTTAPTPSATTTASTATTTAGGN; encoded by the coding sequence GTGCGGTCGGAGGGCTACGACTACGACACCTACAGCCGGCTCGCGGGTCCGCTCACGGACCCGGAACCGACGGGGTACCGGGTGCGGTACAAGAGCCTGCTCTCCACGGAGAAGCACCGAATAAGAGCCGTCCTGCTGATGACGCTCGCCCCGCTGCTCACCGCGGTCCTCCTGCTGTACCTGGTCTGGCCCACCCACTGGACCGACCGGGAGAACGGGGAGCGCTGGCTGGTCGTCGCCGACACCGTGATGCTGGTGTCGATCGCCCTGATCGAGCTGTTCATGCTGGTCAACGTGGTCTCCATCGCGCACGCCACCCTCGTCGCGCGCGACCCCGTCCCGGTGACGCCCGAGCCCGGCACCCGGGTCGCCTTCCTGACCACGTACGTCCCCGGCAAGGAACCGCTCTCCATGGTCCGTGCCACCCTCAAGGGCGCCGTGGACATCGAGCACCCCGGTCCGCTCGACGTCTGGCTGCTCGACGAGGGCGACGACCCCGGGGCCCGGATGCTCTGCGCCGAGCTCGGCGTCCACCACTTCACCCGGAGCGGCGTCCCCGAGTGGAACCGCGACCGGGGGGCCCACAGGGCGAAGACCAAGCACGGCAACTACAACGCCTGGGTCGCCCTGCACGGGGGCGACTACGACTTCTTCGCCTCCGTCGACACCGACCACGTGCCCATGCCCAACTTCCTGGAACGGATGATGGGCTACTTCCGCGACCCGGACGTCGCCTTCGTCGTCGGACCGCAGGTCTACGGCAACTACGCGTCGGCCGTCACCAAGGCCGCCGAGTCGCAGCAGTTCCTCTTCCACGCCCTGATCCAGCGCGCGGGCAACCGCTACGGCGCCCCGATGTTCGTCGGCACCAACAACGTCGTGCGCATCGCCGCGCTGCGCCAGGTCGGCGGCCTGTACGACTCCATCACCGAGGACATGGCCACCGGCTTCGAGATCCACCGCCGCCGCAACCCGCGCACCGGCCGCTACTGGCGTTCCGTCTACACGCCCGACGTGCTCGCCGTGGGGGAGGGCCCCGCCTCCTGGACGGACTTCTTCACCCAGCAGCTGCGCTGGTCGAGGGGGACGTACGAGACGCTGTTCAAGCAGTACGGCAAGGCGCTCTTCCGGGTGCCGCCCGGCCGTCTCCTTAGCTACACGCTGATGCTCGTCTACTACCCGATGACCGCCGTGAACTGGCTGCTCGGCATCCTGAGCTGTGTGCTGTTCCTCTGGTTCGGCGCGTCCGGCACCCAGGTCGCCGCCTCGATCTGGCTGATGCTCTACAGCGACGCGGCCGCCCTCCAGATCGGGCTCTACCTCTGGAACCGCCGCCACAACGTCTCGCCCCACGAGCCCGAGGGATCCGGCGGCCTCGCGGGCATGGCCATGTCCGCGCTCTCCGCACCCGTCTACCTGAAGTCGCTGGGCTCGGCCGTGCTGCGCACCGACGGCCGGTTCGTCGTCACGCCCAAGGGCGGCCAGGCCTCCCCGGACCGGCTGCTCACCTTCCGCATCCACCTCTTCTGGGCCGCGGTCCTGCTGTCCTCGCTCGCCGCGTCCGTGTACCTCGACCACACCCACGCCGCGATGCGCACGTGGGCGGCGCTGGGCCTCGCGATCTCCCTCGCCCCGGTTCTCGTGTGGGCCTGGACCGTCCGGCAGGACAGGCGCGCCGAGGCCGCCCGCGCCGTCCCCGTCCTGGCGCCCGCGCCGCCCGAACCGGCGTACGTCACCACGACGACGGCCCCCACCCCGTCGGCGACCACCACGGCGAGCACCGCCACCACCACCGCAGGAGGGAACTGA
- a CDS encoding MTH1187 family thiamine-binding protein encodes MIVAFSVSPLGVGEDVGEYVADAVRVVRESGLPNRTDAMFTSVEGEWDEVMDVVKRAVAAVEARAGRVSLVLKADIRPGVTDGLTSKVETVERYLEGS; translated from the coding sequence ATGATCGTCGCGTTCTCGGTCTCACCGCTCGGAGTCGGCGAGGACGTCGGGGAGTACGTCGCCGACGCCGTACGGGTCGTGCGGGAATCCGGGCTCCCCAACCGCACCGACGCGATGTTCACCTCCGTCGAGGGGGAATGGGACGAGGTCATGGACGTCGTCAAGCGCGCCGTGGCCGCCGTCGAGGCCCGCGCCGGCCGTGTCTCCCTGGTCCTGAAGGCCGACATCCGGCCCGGCGTCACCGACGGACTGACCTCGAAGGTCGAGACCGTGGAGCGGTATCTCGAAGGTTCCTGA
- a CDS encoding DUF3817 domain-containing protein produces the protein MDIKTASALHRLRLISIPEALSFPALILFGSVLSRVSDIDFLMMPLGMIHGALFVIYAVFLLDVWAKAKWPLGRVALFFLLSLIPFGGLYGDKRLKSYEADGVIAARARREGTVSA, from the coding sequence GTGGACATCAAGACCGCTTCCGCCCTGCACCGGCTGCGCCTCATCTCGATTCCCGAGGCGCTGTCCTTCCCCGCTCTGATCCTCTTCGGCTCGGTCCTCAGCCGGGTCTCGGACATCGACTTCCTGATGATGCCCCTCGGCATGATCCACGGCGCCCTCTTCGTGATCTACGCCGTGTTCCTGCTGGACGTCTGGGCGAAGGCGAAGTGGCCGCTGGGGCGCGTCGCCCTCTTCTTCCTGCTGTCCCTGATCCCCTTCGGCGGGCTCTACGGCGACAAGCGGCTCAAGAGCTACGAGGCCGACGGCGTCATCGCCGCCCGCGCCCGCCGCGAGGGCACGGTCAGCGCATGA
- a CDS encoding AIM24 family protein: MFRLQGSKTLAVDLTGDAVKAKNGSMVAYDGRMSFKKMTGGGEGLRGMVTRRLTGEQMTVMEVSGQGTCYFADRASEINLVSLHGDTLYVEASNLLATDAGLRTGTTFTGLRGGASGNGLFTTTVEGTGQAAIMSDGSAVLLRVSPQYPLTVDPGAYIAHQGRLQQSFQSGVNFRTLMGEGSGEAFQIRFEGDGLVYVQPSERNTVGGDV, from the coding sequence ATGTTCCGACTCCAAGGCAGCAAGACGCTCGCCGTCGATCTGACCGGCGACGCCGTCAAGGCGAAGAACGGCTCGATGGTCGCGTACGACGGCCGGATGAGCTTCAAGAAGATGACCGGCGGCGGTGAGGGGCTGCGCGGCATGGTGACCCGCCGGCTGACCGGCGAGCAGATGACCGTGATGGAGGTGTCCGGCCAGGGCACCTGCTACTTCGCCGACCGGGCGAGCGAGATCAACCTGGTCTCGCTGCACGGCGACACCCTGTACGTGGAGGCGAGCAACCTGCTGGCCACCGACGCCGGGCTGCGCACGGGCACCACGTTCACCGGGCTGCGCGGCGGGGCGAGCGGCAACGGCCTGTTCACCACGACGGTGGAGGGCACCGGGCAGGCGGCGATCATGTCGGACGGGTCTGCGGTGCTGCTGAGGGTGTCGCCGCAGTATCCGCTGACGGTCGACCCCGGCGCGTACATCGCCCACCAGGGCCGGCTCCAGCAGAGCTTCCAGTCGGGCGTGAACTTCCGGACGCTGATGGGCGAGGGGTCCGGCGAGGCGTTCCAGATCCGTTTCGAGGGTGACGGCCTGGTCTACGTCCAGCCCAGCGAGCGCAACACCGTCGGGGGCGATGTCTGA
- a CDS encoding AIM24 family protein gives MPFREINSKMVEATLTPGQTLFSQRGAMLAYRGEVSFTPNIQGGQGGVASMIGRRVAGEATPLMTVEGSGTVMFGHGGHHIQVINLSGDTLYVEADRLLAFDGTLRQGTMFMGSQGGVMGMVRGQVTGQGLFTTTLQGHGAVAVMAHGGVIELPITPGREVHVDPQAYVAHHGEVRNKLSTAVGWRDMVGRGSGEAFQLELSGSGAVYVQASEEKL, from the coding sequence ATGCCGTTCCGCGAGATCAACTCCAAGATGGTCGAAGCCACGCTCACCCCGGGCCAGACGCTGTTCAGCCAGCGCGGCGCGATGCTGGCGTACCGGGGCGAGGTGTCCTTCACGCCGAACATCCAGGGCGGGCAGGGCGGCGTCGCGTCGATGATCGGCCGCCGGGTGGCGGGCGAGGCGACGCCGCTGATGACGGTCGAGGGGTCGGGCACGGTGATGTTCGGCCACGGCGGCCACCACATCCAGGTGATCAACCTGTCCGGCGACACCCTGTACGTGGAGGCCGACCGGCTCCTCGCCTTCGACGGGACGCTCCGGCAGGGCACGATGTTCATGGGTTCGCAGGGCGGGGTGATGGGCATGGTGCGCGGCCAGGTGACCGGCCAGGGCCTGTTCACCACGACGCTCCAGGGGCACGGCGCGGTCGCGGTGATGGCGCACGGCGGGGTGATCGAGCTGCCGATCACCCCGGGGCGGGAGGTCCATGTGGACCCGCAGGCCTACGTGGCCCACCACGGGGAGGTCCGCAACAAGCTGTCCACGGCGGTCGGCTGGCGGGACATGGTGGGGCGGGGCTCCGGCGAGGCGTTCCAGCTGGAGCTAAGCGGGAGCGGCGCGGTGTACGTCCAGGCGTCGGAGGAGAAGCTGTGA
- a CDS encoding AIM24 family protein, producing MSTPVIFDPMTLPSDDNVNSYTFCVELKGSRWFLQKGKMIAYYGQISFDGIGHGRFERLVRSSFHSPLHASDWVVAEGSGKMLLADRAFDVNSFDLDDGNLTIRSGNLLAYEPSLALKQSIVPGFVTLIGTGKFVAASNGPVVFMEPPLRVDPQALVGWADCPSPCHHYDHGYMTGVMGGIRSLTGIGGTSGEEHQFEFVGAGTVLLQSSEALMAEQATGFVPNEPGVPGGGGPHGSTPRMPGQLGDLQRRFGL from the coding sequence GTGAGCACCCCTGTGATCTTCGATCCGATGACGCTGCCGTCGGACGACAACGTCAACTCCTACACCTTCTGCGTGGAGCTCAAGGGGAGCCGGTGGTTCCTGCAGAAGGGCAAGATGATCGCCTACTACGGGCAGATCAGCTTCGACGGGATCGGGCACGGCCGGTTCGAGCGCCTGGTGCGCTCCAGTTTCCACTCGCCGCTGCACGCGAGCGACTGGGTGGTGGCCGAGGGCAGCGGGAAGATGCTGCTGGCCGACCGGGCCTTCGACGTGAACTCCTTCGACCTGGACGACGGGAACCTGACGATCCGGTCCGGGAACCTGCTGGCGTACGAGCCGTCGCTCGCCCTGAAGCAGTCGATCGTGCCGGGGTTCGTGACGCTGATCGGCACGGGGAAGTTCGTGGCCGCGTCCAACGGCCCGGTGGTCTTCATGGAGCCGCCGCTGCGGGTGGACCCCCAGGCACTGGTGGGGTGGGCCGACTGCCCCTCCCCCTGCCACCACTACGACCACGGGTACATGACGGGCGTGATGGGCGGAATCCGGTCATTGACGGGGATCGGCGGAACATCCGGCGAGGAGCACCAGTTCGAGTTCGTCGGGGCGGGTACGGTGCTGCTCCAGTCGTCCGAGGCCCTGATGGCGGAGCAGGCGACGGGGTTCGTGCCGAACGAGCCGGGCGTCCCGGGCGGCGGAGGTCCCCACGGATCCACCCCGCGCATGCCCGGCCAGCTGGGGGACCTCCAGCGTCGCTTCGGCTTGTGA
- a CDS encoding MarR family transcriptional regulator produces the protein METETATHWLSDAEQCAWRTHLDVSRLLTHQLEKDLQPFGLTMNDYEILVNLSESDDQRMRMSDLAAATLQSKSRLSHQITRMETAGLVQRTHCESDRRGLFAVLTEHGAETMRKVAPHHVDSVRQHFIDLLSPEALTDLHAALTPIADHLRGKRGKL, from the coding sequence ATGGAGACCGAGACGGCCACCCACTGGCTGAGCGACGCGGAGCAGTGCGCCTGGCGCACCCACCTGGACGTCAGCAGGCTGCTGACGCACCAGCTGGAGAAGGACCTCCAGCCGTTCGGCCTGACCATGAACGACTACGAGATCCTGGTCAACCTCTCCGAGTCCGACGACCAGCGGATGCGGATGAGCGACCTCGCCGCCGCCACCCTGCAGTCCAAGAGCCGGCTGTCGCACCAGATCACCCGTATGGAGACCGCCGGTCTCGTGCAGCGTACGCACTGCGAGTCCGACCGGCGCGGACTGTTCGCGGTCCTCACCGAGCACGGCGCGGAGACCATGCGGAAGGTGGCCCCGCACCACGTCGACTCGGTCCGGCAGCACTTCATCGACCTGCTGTCCCCCGAGGCGCTGACCGATCTGCACGCGGCGCTGACCCCCATCGCGGACCATCTGCGCGGCAAGCGCGGCAAGCTGTAG
- a CDS encoding sensor histidine kinase gives MRSVRARAALGATLVVAVALTGAGLAVLLVLRANLIDQADLQAEVAAREVAGALATGTPYGEVELDDEEDHPVQVTDEEGRVVLVSQDLRAVTGTGATGVTPVPPASAGATPPPGDEDDDGDDRDDDRDEDSGRPGRGEVSSDDPDFSDGTATVDRTTADYRFAAVEATTPGGVTLTVHAGAPLAAEQEAVGTVRGAMLTGLPVLLVVVAGVTWLVTRRALRPVEGIRREMAAITASEDLARRVPEPGSRDEIAALARTTNETLAVLEASVERQRRFVADASHELRSPIASLRTQLEVAAAHPDLLDLPGAVADTVRLQVLAADLLLLARLDAGEKPGGGTVELGALVREEVSQRTGDRIAVAVEVPEDAAFEVDGSRGQLARVVGNLLDNAQRHAAASVAVSVVAEGRGVRVEVRDDGAGVPGAERERIFERFVRLDAARSRDDGGAGLGLAIARDVAARHGGTLTVHRAHEGGAAFRLWLPRPA, from the coding sequence GTGAGGTCCGTCCGGGCCAGGGCCGCCCTCGGGGCCACCCTGGTCGTCGCCGTGGCGCTGACCGGGGCCGGGCTCGCCGTGCTCCTGGTCCTGCGGGCGAACCTGATCGACCAGGCCGACCTCCAGGCCGAGGTGGCGGCCCGCGAGGTGGCCGGAGCGCTGGCCACCGGCACCCCGTACGGGGAGGTGGAGCTGGACGACGAGGAGGACCACCCGGTCCAGGTGACCGACGAGGAGGGCCGGGTCGTCCTGGTCTCGCAGGATCTGCGCGCCGTCACCGGAACCGGCGCGACGGGCGTCACCCCGGTTCCCCCGGCCTCGGCGGGGGCCACCCCGCCTCCCGGCGACGAGGACGACGACGGGGACGACCGGGACGACGACCGGGACGAGGACAGCGGCCGGCCGGGCCGCGGCGAGGTCTCCTCCGACGACCCGGACTTCTCCGACGGCACCGCCACCGTCGACCGCACCACCGCCGACTACCGGTTCGCCGCCGTCGAGGCCACCACCCCCGGCGGCGTCACCCTCACCGTGCACGCGGGCGCCCCCCTCGCCGCCGAGCAGGAGGCCGTCGGCACGGTGCGCGGGGCCATGCTGACCGGGCTGCCGGTGCTGCTGGTGGTCGTCGCCGGGGTGACCTGGCTGGTGACCCGCCGGGCGTTGCGCCCGGTCGAGGGCATCCGCCGCGAGATGGCCGCCATCACCGCGTCCGAGGACCTGGCCCGCCGGGTGCCGGAGCCCGGTTCGCGGGACGAGATCGCGGCGCTGGCCCGGACGACGAACGAGACGCTCGCCGTCCTGGAGGCGTCCGTGGAGCGGCAGCGGCGGTTCGTCGCGGACGCCTCGCACGAGCTGCGCTCCCCGATCGCCTCGCTGCGCACCCAGCTGGAGGTGGCCGCGGCCCACCCGGATCTGCTGGACCTCCCGGGCGCGGTCGCCGACACCGTACGGCTCCAGGTGCTGGCGGCCGATCTGCTGCTGCTGGCCCGGCTGGACGCGGGGGAGAAGCCCGGCGGCGGGACGGTGGAGCTGGGCGCACTGGTCCGCGAGGAGGTGTCGCAGCGGACCGGGGACCGGATCGCGGTGGCGGTGGAGGTCCCGGAGGACGCCGCATTCGAGGTGGACGGGTCGCGCGGGCAGCTGGCCCGGGTGGTCGGCAATCTGCTGGACAACGCCCAGCGGCACGCCGCCGCGAGCGTCGCGGTGTCCGTGGTGGCCGAGGGGCGCGGGGTGCGGGTCGAGGTGCGGGACGACGGGGCGGGCGTCCCCGGGGCCGAGCGGGAGCGGATCTTCGAACGGTTCGTCCGGCTCGACGCCGCCCGCAGCCGGGACGACGGCGGCGCCGGCCTGGGCCTCGCGATCGCCCGGGACGTCGCCGCCCGCCACGGCGGAACGCTGACGGTGCACCGGGCGCACGAGGGCGGCGCGGCCTTCCGGCTGTGGCTGCCGCGCCCGGCCTGA
- a CDS encoding response regulator transcription factor: MRLLIVEDEKRLAASLAGGLTAEGFAVDVVHDGPEGLHRASGGGYDLVILDIMLPGMNGYRVCSNLRAAGHEVPILMLTAKDGEYDEAEGLDTGADDYLTKPFSYVVLVARVRALLRRRGAGSAAPVLTVGPLRIDTAARRVIRGEDDIALTAKEFAVLEQLALRAGQVVSKAEILEHVWDFAYDGDPNIVEVYISTLRRKLGAAAIRTVRGAGYRLEAA; this comes from the coding sequence ATGCGCCTGTTGATCGTGGAGGACGAGAAGCGTCTCGCGGCGTCCCTGGCCGGGGGACTCACCGCCGAGGGCTTCGCCGTGGATGTCGTGCACGACGGCCCGGAGGGGCTGCACCGGGCGAGCGGGGGCGGCTACGACCTGGTGATCCTCGACATCATGCTGCCCGGCATGAACGGCTACCGCGTCTGCTCGAACCTGCGCGCCGCCGGACACGAGGTGCCCATCCTCATGCTCACCGCCAAGGACGGCGAGTACGACGAGGCCGAGGGACTGGACACCGGCGCCGACGACTACCTGACCAAGCCCTTCAGCTACGTCGTCCTCGTCGCCCGCGTCCGGGCCCTGCTGCGCCGGCGCGGCGCCGGGAGCGCCGCGCCCGTCCTGACGGTCGGCCCCCTGCGCATCGACACCGCCGCCCGCCGGGTCATCCGCGGTGAGGACGACATCGCCCTCACCGCGAAGGAGTTCGCCGTGCTGGAGCAACTCGCCCTGCGCGCCGGGCAGGTGGTCAGCAAGGCGGAGATCCTGGAGCACGTCTGGGACTTCGCCTACGACGGTGACCCGAACATCGTCGAGGTCTACATCTCCACCCTGCGCCGGAAGCTGGGCGCCGCCGCGATCCGTACCGTACGCGGCGCCGGCTACCGCCTGGAGGCGGCGTGA